Proteins encoded within one genomic window of Methyloceanibacter stevinii:
- a CDS encoding exo-beta-N-acetylmuramidase NamZ family protein, translating into MLLGSERLLASGRLNGLKVGILANPASVDHDYRHIVDQLAASDTFDLAAIFGPQHGFNSDLQDNMIETPHATDPKRGVPIFSLYSETREPTEEMLDLIDVLVIDLQDVGARIYTFIYTMANCLRAAAKTGTPVIVCDRPNPIGGVAVAGPMLEPGYESFVGQFPIPMRHGMTVAELAKLFNEHFEIDAPLETVTMEGWSRTDYFDDTDVPWIMPSPNMPTLETAIVYPGTVLFEGTMVSEGRGTTRPFELIGAPYLDAEALAARMNAHGLGGVYFRPVVFEPTFQKHAKTPCGGCQIHVTEREAFEPVIAGAALIRECYGLAPEQFAWREGPYEYEHDKMPIDILAGSPELREQVEAQVAVTDIAESWTTGVAEFSALRLPYLLY; encoded by the coding sequence ATGCTGCTCGGTTCCGAACGCCTTCTCGCCTCAGGCCGGCTCAATGGGCTGAAAGTCGGGATTCTCGCCAATCCCGCCTCGGTCGATCACGACTACCGCCACATCGTCGACCAGCTTGCAGCCTCGGATACGTTCGACCTTGCGGCGATCTTCGGTCCTCAGCACGGCTTCAACTCCGATCTGCAGGACAACATGATCGAGACGCCGCACGCGACCGACCCCAAGCGGGGCGTTCCGATCTTCTCGCTCTACAGCGAGACCCGCGAGCCGACCGAGGAGATGCTCGATCTTATCGATGTGCTCGTGATCGACCTGCAGGACGTGGGCGCGCGCATCTACACCTTCATCTACACGATGGCGAACTGCCTGCGCGCGGCCGCCAAGACGGGAACGCCCGTGATCGTGTGCGACCGACCCAACCCGATCGGCGGCGTTGCGGTGGCGGGGCCCATGCTGGAACCGGGCTACGAATCCTTCGTCGGTCAGTTTCCCATTCCCATGCGCCACGGCATGACCGTCGCCGAGCTCGCCAAGCTCTTCAACGAACATTTCGAGATCGATGCGCCGCTCGAGACCGTGACCATGGAAGGCTGGTCCCGGACGGACTATTTCGACGACACGGATGTGCCGTGGATCATGCCCTCCCCCAACATGCCGACGCTGGAAACGGCGATCGTCTATCCCGGTACGGTGCTGTTCGAGGGCACGATGGTTTCGGAAGGGCGCGGAACCACGCGGCCCTTCGAGCTGATCGGTGCGCCCTACCTCGATGCCGAAGCGCTGGCGGCACGCATGAACGCGCACGGTCTCGGCGGTGTCTATTTCCGCCCTGTCGTTTTCGAGCCCACGTTCCAGAAACACGCCAAGACGCCCTGCGGCGGCTGCCAGATCCACGTCACGGAGCGCGAAGCCTTCGAGCCCGTGATCGCCGGCGCCGCGCTGATCCGCGAGTGCTATGGACTAGCGCCAGAACAGTTCGCATGGCGCGAAGGGCCTTACGAGTACGAGCACGACAAAATGCCGATCGATATTTTGGCCGGCTCGCCGGAACTCCGGGAACAAGTCGAAGCGCAAGTCGCGGTCACGGACATTGCGGAGAGTTGGACGACAGGCGTCGCGGAATTCTCGGCGCTGCGACTTCCCTACCTGCTCTACTGA
- a CDS encoding vWA domain-containing protein: MKRLFDYLACAVLLLSGVLAGAMPARAAEQLTPCTEDAMIVFDASGSMSGNLDPFSTVVQLRIDEVRKALRRVLPRAQLNRKIGLVTYGAGAYNQCNVQLELRPTPQAAAPIMRIVDALRPAGKTPLTQAIEQAAEVLDYRNQPGVIVVLTDGQETCDGHPCELGKRLGAEAPNLTVNVIGFRLQSDSWLGAQSYLDAKCLAEETGGTYLTSMARTTSSKRSSRRWVAP, from the coding sequence ATGAAACGCCTTTTCGATTATCTCGCGTGCGCCGTGCTGCTGCTGTCAGGCGTCCTCGCCGGTGCGATGCCGGCCCGTGCGGCCGAGCAGCTGACGCCGTGCACCGAGGACGCAATGATCGTGTTCGACGCGTCCGGGTCCATGTCCGGAAATCTGGATCCCTTTTCGACCGTGGTGCAGTTGCGCATCGACGAAGTGCGCAAGGCGCTGCGGCGCGTCTTGCCGCGGGCGCAGCTGAACCGGAAGATCGGTTTGGTGACCTACGGTGCCGGCGCATACAATCAATGCAACGTGCAGCTGGAGCTCCGTCCGACACCGCAGGCGGCGGCGCCGATCATGCGCATCGTCGACGCCCTGCGTCCTGCCGGCAAGACACCGCTGACGCAGGCGATCGAACAGGCCGCCGAGGTCTTGGACTACCGTAACCAGCCCGGCGTGATCGTCGTCCTGACGGATGGCCAGGAGACGTGCGACGGGCACCCTTGCGAGCTGGGCAAGCGACTAGGCGCAGAGGCGCCCAATCTGACCGTGAACGTCATCGGCTTCCGGTTGCAGTCCGACTCGTGGCTCGGTGCGCAGAGTTATCTCGACGCCAAGTGTCTCGCCGAAGAGACAGGCGGAACCTATCTGACGTCCATGGCGAGGACGACCTCGTCAAAGCGTTCGAGCAGACGCTGGGTTGCCCCATGA
- a CDS encoding vWA domain-containing protein, with protein sequence MTGMGFIGRCCLVLMAVCLLPLEGRAADEVVPCTEDAMIVFDASGSMAGSLAEGIGAKIRRIDEVRKALAQALPRVTHFRKIGLITYGPGPYQQCNVNLDLKPTADAAQPILDTVDSLNPAGKTPMTEAVEQAADVLDYKAKPGIIVVLTDGEETCGGAPCDLGKKLKNEGARLTVHVIGFRMTAFWTAAQSALDVQCLAKETGGSISPRTARKNSSRRRKERSAAHDVGRRSVRPRAARFRRLRLHP encoded by the coding sequence ATGACTGGGATGGGTTTTATCGGGCGCTGCTGCCTTGTTCTCATGGCGGTCTGCCTGTTGCCGCTCGAGGGGCGTGCCGCCGACGAGGTGGTACCCTGCACCGAAGACGCCATGATCGTCTTTGACGCATCTGGTTCGATGGCGGGCAGTCTTGCCGAGGGTATCGGCGCGAAGATCCGGCGCATCGACGAGGTGCGGAAAGCTTTGGCCCAGGCGCTTCCGCGCGTCACCCATTTTCGGAAGATCGGGCTCATCACCTACGGTCCCGGCCCCTATCAGCAATGCAACGTGAATCTCGACTTGAAGCCGACTGCCGACGCCGCCCAGCCCATTCTGGACACGGTCGATAGTCTCAACCCGGCTGGCAAGACGCCCATGACCGAGGCGGTCGAGCAAGCGGCCGACGTGCTCGACTACAAAGCCAAGCCCGGAATCATCGTGGTTCTGACCGACGGTGAGGAGACCTGTGGCGGCGCGCCTTGCGACCTTGGCAAGAAGCTCAAGAACGAGGGCGCGCGGCTGACGGTGCACGTTATCGGCTTCCGCATGACAGCCTTCTGGACGGCGGCCCAGAGCGCACTCGACGTGCAATGTTTGGCCAAGGAAACGGGCGGCTCTATATCGCCACGAACAGCCAGGAAGAACTCGTCAAGGCGTCGAAAAGAACGCTCGGCTGCCCATGATGTCGGCCGTCGATCCGTCAGACCTCGAGCAGCACGCTTCCGCAGGCTGCGTTTGCACCCTTAG
- a CDS encoding vWA domain-containing protein, with protein sequence MQRRTLLASLFLAVLIAAPTDPGAAQDQKTPCTEDAMIVFDASGSMAGNLGQGIMTEKPRIFEVRRALSRVLPSITQYRKVGLITYGPGPYRQCNVHLDLKPIADAAEPIMTVVSGLNPAGKTPLTEAVEQAADVLDHRRKPGVVVLLTDGEETCNRDPCALGKKLTATSSNLTVHVIGFQMKNFTWTGETSVLDVKCLAKETGGLYISAQNEEDLVKAFQQTLGCPIMSGLEMMSALDSRRFLADKSSGFAVGP encoded by the coding sequence TTGCAGCGTAGAACCCTCCTCGCAAGTCTCTTTCTTGCGGTTCTGATTGCCGCGCCCACGGATCCCGGCGCGGCGCAGGACCAAAAAACTCCGTGCACGGAAGATGCGATGATCGTCTTCGACGCCTCGGGCTCGATGGCGGGGAATCTCGGTCAGGGCATCATGACCGAGAAGCCGCGCATCTTCGAAGTGCGCCGCGCGCTCTCGCGCGTTCTGCCGAGCATCACCCAATATCGCAAAGTGGGCCTGATCACCTACGGTCCGGGACCCTACCGGCAGTGCAATGTCCACCTCGACCTGAAGCCGATCGCCGATGCCGCCGAGCCCATCATGACTGTGGTCTCAGGACTGAACCCGGCCGGCAAGACGCCCTTGACCGAAGCCGTGGAGCAGGCGGCCGACGTACTCGATCATCGGAGGAAGCCCGGTGTCGTGGTGCTTCTCACGGATGGCGAGGAGACGTGCAACCGCGATCCTTGCGCCTTGGGAAAGAAGCTCACGGCGACCAGCAGCAATCTCACCGTGCACGTCATCGGCTTCCAAATGAAGAACTTCACCTGGACCGGCGAGACGAGCGTATTGGACGTCAAATGCCTCGCGAAGGAGACCGGAGGTCTCTACATCTCGGCGCAGAACGAGGAAGACCTCGTCAAAGCCTTCCAGCAAACCCTCGGCTGCCCCATCATGTCGGGCTTGGAGATGATGTCGGCCTTGGACTCGCGCCGCTTTTTGGCCGATAAGTCTTCCGGGTTCGCTGTCGGTCCATAG
- a CDS encoding HdeD family acid-resistance protein — MAGMTASKSQSDIWWVFLLEGIASILFGFLLITRPAETLVALVIFLGLYWLFIGVLELVRVFVDDTVPWYWSLIIGVLGILAGIIVLRHPLFSAIILPTAIVLWLGILGVVIGVIGIIGSFTGGGIGSFIFGVVNLIIGVILLGAPIPAAVAVPIVFGALLLIQGVILIVYAFNIRE; from the coding sequence ATGGCTGGTATGACCGCCTCAAAGAGTCAGTCCGATATCTGGTGGGTGTTCTTGCTCGAAGGGATCGCATCGATCCTGTTCGGGTTCTTGCTGATTACCCGGCCCGCGGAAACGCTGGTCGCTCTTGTGATCTTCCTTGGTCTGTATTGGTTGTTCATCGGTGTGCTTGAGCTGGTGCGCGTGTTCGTGGACGACACCGTGCCTTGGTACTGGTCTCTCATCATCGGCGTCTTGGGCATTCTGGCCGGTATCATCGTCCTCAGGCACCCGCTCTTCTCCGCGATCATCTTGCCGACGGCCATCGTCCTGTGGCTCGGCATCCTCGGCGTCGTGATCGGTGTCATCGGGATCATCGGGTCGTTTACCGGCGGCGGGATCGGCTCCTTCATATTCGGCGTGGTGAATTTGATCATTGGCGTTATCCTGCTCGGTGCGCCAATCCCCGCGGCCGTGGCCGTTCCGATCGTTTTCGGAGCGCTCCTACTGATCCAGGGCGTGATCCTGATCGTATACGCCTTCAATATCCGCGAATAG
- the fdhD gene encoding formate dehydrogenase accessory sulfurtransferase FdhD codes for MTAGTRAIPEETAIAFTFNTASYAVMMATPQDLEDFAVGFALTEGIVTSPDAIDTVEIIEDDTGIELRVWLKAKDAAEFLGRRRKIAGPTGCGLCGVESLNEAMRPPPEVGQGQVLTPNEIMTAVASLATHQEINRETRAVHAAGFWEPARGLVAVREDVGRHNALDKLAGACVRNGGNAAQGIVVLTSRVSIEMIQKSAMIGAPLVVAVSAPTALAVRMAEACGMTLAAVARKDGFEVFTHPHRIAGASKSDVA; via the coding sequence ATGACCGCCGGCACGCGCGCGATCCCCGAAGAGACCGCGATCGCCTTTACGTTCAATACGGCGTCCTACGCGGTGATGATGGCGACCCCTCAGGATCTCGAAGACTTTGCGGTCGGCTTTGCCCTCACCGAAGGGATCGTGACGTCGCCGGACGCCATCGACACGGTCGAGATCATCGAGGACGACACCGGTATCGAGCTGCGTGTGTGGCTGAAAGCGAAGGACGCGGCCGAGTTCTTGGGGCGCCGCCGCAAGATCGCGGGTCCCACGGGCTGCGGTCTTTGTGGCGTCGAGAGCCTGAACGAAGCCATGCGGCCCCCTCCCGAGGTGGGCCAGGGTCAGGTGCTGACACCGAACGAGATCATGACGGCCGTGGCATCGCTTGCCACCCATCAGGAGATCAATCGCGAGACGCGCGCGGTCCACGCCGCGGGCTTTTGGGAGCCGGCACGCGGCCTCGTTGCCGTGCGCGAGGACGTAGGTCGTCACAATGCACTCGATAAGCTTGCCGGCGCCTGCGTGCGCAACGGCGGCAACGCGGCCCAAGGCATCGTCGTTCTGACGAGCCGGGTCTCCATCGAGATGATTCAGAAATCGGCCATGATCGGTGCGCCCCTTGTCGTTGCCGTGTCGGCGCCGACGGCCCTTGCCGTGCGCATGGCGGAGGCGTGCGGCATGACATTGGCCGCCGTCGCCCGGAAAGACGGGTTCGAAGTCTTCACCCACCCGCACCGCATCGCCGGTGCCTCGAAAAGCGACGTGGCCTAA
- a CDS encoding BPSL1445 family SYLF domain-containing lipoprotein — MKFLTTSLFAAFLAFGPSLSASSPAEAASGQEIEDDVNDTLHRFVDRIGGAKPLANKAVGILVFPSVVKAGFGIGGEYGEGMLIVDQQPAGYYNLVGASFGFQLGVQERSVIIMFMTQDALDQFYSLSGFKIGVDASVAIITLGAGGSIDTDKITQPVIGFVLDPKGLMYNLTLEGSKITKIDR; from the coding sequence ATGAAATTCCTGACTACGAGTCTGTTTGCTGCCTTCCTCGCGTTTGGCCCATCCTTGTCCGCGTCGTCGCCCGCAGAGGCGGCCTCGGGCCAGGAGATCGAGGACGACGTCAACGACACGCTGCATCGCTTCGTCGATCGGATCGGCGGGGCCAAGCCGCTTGCCAACAAGGCCGTGGGCATTCTGGTGTTCCCGTCGGTCGTCAAGGCCGGCTTCGGCATTGGCGGCGAATACGGCGAAGGCATGCTGATCGTCGATCAGCAGCCGGCCGGCTACTACAATCTGGTCGGAGCGTCGTTCGGCTTTCAGCTCGGCGTGCAGGAACGCTCGGTCATCATCATGTTCATGACCCAGGATGCGCTCGATCAGTTCTACAGCCTCTCAGGCTTCAAGATCGGCGTGGATGCCTCGGTGGCGATCATCACGTTGGGCGCCGGCGGATCCATCGACACCGACAAGATCACGCAGCCCGTCATCGGTTTCGTGCTCGATCCGAAGGGCCTCATGTACAACCTGACGCTCGAAGGCTCGAAGATCACCAAGATCGACCGTTAA
- a CDS encoding DUF2853 family protein, which yields MADTDWSEDVKKYVPDADDNAIAGIVRHCGIALQSRDASLVSFTDKSELERVREKFLKKKLGLTMSDAELDGAIATVGDKLKDVRNKNRVTVCYLLADHFGKLSDFA from the coding sequence ATGGCTGACACAGATTGGAGCGAAGACGTCAAAAAATACGTGCCGGATGCCGACGACAACGCAATCGCCGGGATCGTTCGTCACTGCGGCATTGCGCTGCAAAGCCGGGACGCATCGCTCGTCTCTTTCACCGACAAGTCGGAGCTCGAGCGCGTGCGCGAGAAGTTCCTGAAGAAGAAGCTCGGCCTTACCATGTCGGACGCGGAGCTCGATGGCGCCATTGCGACGGTCGGCGACAAGCTGAAGGACGTCCGCAACAAGAACCGGGTGACAGTCTGCTACCTGCTGGCCGACCACTTCGGAAAGCTCTCCGACTTCGCCTAG
- the aroQ gene encoding gamma subclass chorismate mutase AroQ, whose protein sequence is MTETDHLRHAVLALLIILALPPLTGRADTANEVAVLRRLMIERLALMEQVAAYKWNNKLSIDDPVREANVLKAAMARSRAAGLDPKTAQRFIVAQMEAAKTVQRYYFDLWRQQAVAHVNGASDLVAELRPRIGALSVDLIAAMAKGGSQLADCSSTSVLRPVPQELSNVPRAWNIAVDGVLGERGDCP, encoded by the coding sequence ATGACGGAGACAGATCACTTGCGCCATGCGGTTTTGGCTTTACTCATCATCTTGGCGTTGCCGCCTCTCACCGGCCGCGCCGACACGGCAAATGAGGTGGCGGTGCTCCGAAGGCTCATGATCGAGCGGTTGGCCCTGATGGAGCAGGTCGCCGCCTACAAGTGGAACAACAAGCTTTCGATCGATGATCCGGTTCGCGAAGCGAATGTCCTCAAGGCCGCCATGGCGCGGTCGCGTGCTGCTGGGCTCGACCCGAAGACCGCGCAGCGCTTCATCGTGGCCCAGATGGAGGCTGCTAAGACCGTGCAGCGCTACTATTTTGATCTGTGGCGGCAACAGGCGGTCGCCCACGTGAACGGGGCATCGGACCTCGTCGCCGAATTACGTCCCAGGATTGGCGCGCTGTCGGTGGACCTGATCGCCGCCATGGCCAAGGGCGGGAGCCAGCTGGCGGATTGTTCGTCCACGTCGGTCCTGCGGCCGGTCCCGCAGGAATTGTCGAATGTGCCCCGGGCATGGAACATTGCCGTCGACGGTGTGTTGGGGGAGCGCGGGGACTGCCCGTAG
- a CDS encoding serine hydrolase, protein MSLTQRLGSLAPDLGTGKDPNTSKIRLIDIATQSAGLPREVPHKPGPVGDPFAPITRKAFAGWLGENDLLYPPGTGILYSNFAFDLLAIGLSEAAETPYPEILAKHITGPLGMNDTVFELSDDQRKRLMEGHGFDGKALRDVPTGDVIVGSGGLYSTPKDLLRWMQWHLDRLSEKDAEVRMLDHAAYLVRDNLNPVSGMDESGHMDAMSLGWVVMMPEGDRPLILQKAGGLQGTFSYIAFAPTRGVAAFVAINQFDFGAAMLMAEVVNEMITSLAPR, encoded by the coding sequence GTGTCACTGACTCAGCGGCTGGGGTCGCTCGCCCCCGATCTCGGCACTGGCAAGGACCCGAACACATCGAAGATCCGGCTCATCGACATCGCGACCCAGTCCGCAGGTCTGCCCCGCGAAGTCCCGCATAAACCGGGCCCGGTCGGCGATCCGTTCGCTCCGATCACGCGCAAGGCCTTCGCCGGCTGGCTCGGTGAAAACGACCTGCTCTACCCGCCAGGCACGGGAATCCTCTACTCGAATTTTGCTTTTGACCTTCTCGCCATCGGCCTGTCGGAAGCGGCCGAGACGCCCTACCCGGAAATCCTCGCCAAACACATCACCGGCCCGCTCGGCATGAACGACACGGTCTTCGAGCTGTCGGACGACCAGCGCAAACGGCTGATGGAGGGACACGGCTTCGACGGCAAGGCACTGCGTGACGTGCCGACGGGAGACGTCATCGTCGGCTCCGGCGGCCTGTATTCCACGCCGAAAGACCTGCTGCGCTGGATGCAGTGGCACTTGGACCGGCTCAGCGAAAAGGACGCTGAAGTCAGGATGCTCGATCACGCGGCCTATCTTGTCCGCGACAATCTCAATCCCGTGTCCGGCATGGACGAGTCCGGCCACATGGACGCCATGAGCCTGGGCTGGGTGGTGATGATGCCCGAGGGCGACCGTCCGCTGATCCTGCAAAAGGCCGGCGGTCTGCAAGGCACGTTTTCCTACATCGCCTTCGCGCCGACGCGGGGCGTCGCCGCCTTCGTCGCCATCAACCAGTTCGACTTCGGCGCCGCCATGCTCATGGCCGAAGTGGTGAACGAGATGATCACCTCGCTCGCCCCGCGCTAA
- a CDS encoding Flp family type IVb pilin, with protein MGTLLTTFLKNESGASAIEYGLVAAGIAVAISTSMSLVSCSLLDVFQTVSGKMTMK; from the coding sequence ATGGGCACCCTGCTCACGACGTTCCTCAAGAACGAGTCCGGCGCCAGCGCGATAGAGTACGGCCTGGTCGCTGCCGGTATCGCCGTGGCCATCAGCACATCGATGTCGTTGGTCTCCTGCTCGCTGCTCGACGTCTTCCAGACGGTTTCCGGCAAGATGACGATGAAATAG
- a CDS encoding glutathione S-transferase family protein gives MGLLVDGVWHDAWYDTKEHGGRFVRSKAQFRELGTPDGAPGRSGQGGFKAEPGRYHLYVSYACPWAHRTLIYRTLKGLDDMIDVSVVHWFMGDKGWTFQPDDDGIVGDRLFQSQYYYEIYLKADPNYSGRVTVPVLWDKETGTIVSNESSEIIRMFNSAFDGVGAKPGDYYPEELRGEIDALNNRIYDTVNNGVYRAGFATSQEAYEEAVYPLFETLDWLEQRLQAQRYLTGDRITEADWRLFTTLMRFDAVYHGHFKCNLKRLADYEALSAYVRDLYQQPGVAGTLNFVHNRRHYYESHSTINPSGVVAIGPELDFDAPHDRARLVA, from the coding sequence ATGGGTTTGCTGGTTGACGGCGTCTGGCATGACGCCTGGTACGATACGAAGGAACACGGCGGACGGTTCGTCCGGTCCAAGGCCCAATTCCGCGAACTGGGTACGCCCGACGGCGCGCCGGGTCGCAGCGGCCAAGGCGGCTTCAAGGCCGAGCCGGGCCGCTATCACCTTTACGTCTCCTACGCCTGCCCTTGGGCCCATCGGACGCTGATCTATCGCACCCTCAAAGGTCTCGACGACATGATCGACGTGTCGGTCGTACATTGGTTCATGGGCGACAAGGGCTGGACGTTCCAGCCGGACGACGACGGAATCGTCGGTGATCGTCTGTTCCAGTCGCAGTACTACTACGAGATCTACCTGAAGGCGGATCCCAACTACTCAGGCCGCGTCACAGTGCCCGTTCTCTGGGACAAGGAAACCGGCACGATCGTCTCGAACGAGTCCTCCGAGATCATCCGCATGTTCAACAGCGCCTTCGACGGTGTCGGCGCCAAGCCGGGCGACTACTATCCGGAAGAACTGCGCGGCGAGATCGATGCCTTGAACAACCGTATCTACGACACGGTGAACAATGGCGTGTACAGAGCCGGGTTCGCCACGTCTCAGGAAGCCTATGAAGAGGCGGTCTACCCGCTGTTCGAGACCTTGGACTGGCTCGAGCAGCGCCTGCAGGCGCAGCGCTACCTCACGGGAGACCGGATCACCGAAGCCGACTGGCGCTTGTTCACGACCTTGATGCGCTTCGATGCCGTCTATCACGGCCACTTCAAATGCAATTTGAAACGCCTCGCCGACTATGAGGCGCTGTCGGCCTATGTGCGCGACCTCTATCAGCAACCCGGCGTGGCCGGCACACTGAACTTCGTGCACAATCGCCGGCACTATTACGAGAGCCATAGCACCATCAATCCGTCCGGTGTCGTCGCCATCGGGCCCGAGCTCGACTTCGATGCACCGCACGACCGCGCAAGGCTCGTAGCCTGA
- a CDS encoding DUF1826 domain-containing protein, which yields MDGQAADAVGVLRERRLGEKAQSDLHEDRSEASGPAKMVDARGGMVGNGVPAAACRVVDQAGAGVLDEIRSPGCAAAIWRRELPSDFQAWIDALEPDSLPDVRIVVSPNAVHDALCSLFDEQGVPASDGRARLARDAAELAGHFGWIMKTKAVRLRLDVIGDNACRKFHLDNVAARLLCTYRGRGTQYGRACSGADPSVIHELPTGAVGLFRGALWPSSEGTGIVHRSPPISGSGETRLLLVIDPVTDVS from the coding sequence ATGGATGGACAAGCCGCCGATGCGGTTGGCGTGCTGAGGGAGAGACGCCTTGGAGAGAAGGCGCAGTCCGATCTGCATGAGGATCGGTCCGAAGCCTCAGGTCCGGCAAAAATGGTGGACGCGCGCGGGGGCATGGTCGGCAATGGGGTGCCGGCGGCGGCATGCCGCGTCGTCGATCAGGCCGGGGCGGGCGTCCTGGACGAGATCCGGTCTCCCGGTTGCGCCGCCGCGATCTGGCGGCGTGAGTTGCCTTCCGACTTCCAAGCCTGGATCGATGCGCTTGAGCCGGACTCGCTGCCGGACGTTCGAATTGTCGTGTCTCCGAATGCAGTGCACGACGCGTTGTGTTCGCTCTTCGACGAACAGGGCGTGCCCGCAAGTGACGGCCGAGCGAGGCTTGCGCGCGATGCCGCCGAGCTTGCAGGTCATTTCGGCTGGATCATGAAGACGAAAGCGGTGCGGCTTCGCCTCGACGTGATCGGTGACAATGCCTGCCGCAAATTCCATCTCGACAATGTCGCGGCGCGCTTGCTTTGCACCTATCGGGGCCGTGGCACGCAATACGGGCGTGCCTGCTCAGGTGCCGATCCGAGTGTCATCCACGAACTCCCGACAGGCGCCGTCGGTCTGTTCCGCGGCGCGCTTTGGCCCTCCAGCGAGGGGACCGGCATCGTCCATCGCTCGCCGCCGATCTCCGGGTCGGGAGAGACCCGGCTGCTGCTCGTCATCGATCCGGTAACGGACGTTTCCTGA
- a CDS encoding GlsB/YeaQ/YmgE family stress response membrane protein, producing MDLVGILVTLIIGAIAGWLAGVIVEGAGFGLLWNIIIGIAGAFIAGWLFPRLGLRLAIAGGVIGAIVSAALGAIILLVVVNLIQRLIG from the coding sequence ATGGATCTCGTCGGCATTCTCGTAACCCTGATTATCGGCGCAATCGCTGGCTGGCTGGCCGGCGTCATCGTCGAGGGCGCAGGCTTCGGCCTGTTGTGGAACATCATCATCGGTATCGCGGGCGCGTTCATCGCGGGCTGGCTGTTTCCGAGACTGGGCCTCCGGTTGGCTATCGCCGGCGGTGTCATCGGCGCAATCGTCTCGGCGGCGCTCGGTGCGATCATCCTGCTGGTCGTGGTCAATTTGATCCAGCGGCTCATCGGCTGA
- a CDS encoding radical SAM protein, which yields MTIIPIRYVEPVYRPPSEADSLILPLTDGCSWNRCTFCEMYTAPQKRFRPRSEEEVLENIRRCSEELGDGVERVFLADGDALTLSTRRLVTVLEAIRHDMPGVRRVSSYCLPRNLRKKSAAELRELAELGLSLVYVGAESGDDEVLARVNKGETFETTREALDKLQEAGIKRSVMILNGLGGEALSRQHALNSAALMNAVQPEYLATLVVSFPQGETRLRENFPDFEPLSVLSLMREMELLLSELELRRTIFRSDHASNWLILKGTLGTDKPRLLQELRAAIAAPEAAPLRPDWARGL from the coding sequence ATGACCATCATTCCCATCCGTTACGTCGAACCCGTCTACCGCCCGCCGAGCGAAGCGGATTCGTTGATCCTGCCTCTGACGGACGGCTGTTCCTGGAACCGGTGCACATTCTGCGAAATGTACACCGCTCCGCAGAAGCGCTTCCGTCCCCGCAGCGAGGAGGAAGTGCTCGAAAACATCCGGCGCTGCAGCGAAGAACTTGGCGACGGCGTCGAGCGCGTTTTCCTTGCCGACGGCGATGCGTTGACGCTTTCAACCCGTCGCCTCGTGACCGTCCTCGAGGCGATCCGCCACGACATGCCTGGCGTACGCCGCGTGTCGAGCTATTGCCTGCCGCGCAATTTGCGGAAGAAGTCGGCGGCGGAGTTGCGGGAGCTGGCGGAGCTTGGCCTGTCGCTTGTCTATGTCGGGGCGGAATCCGGAGACGACGAAGTCCTGGCGCGGGTCAACAAGGGGGAAACCTTCGAGACGACGCGCGAGGCGCTCGACAAGTTGCAGGAGGCGGGGATCAAACGCTCGGTGATGATCCTCAACGGGCTCGGCGGCGAGGCGCTGTCGCGTCAGCATGCGCTGAACTCGGCGGCGCTGATGAACGCAGTACAACCAGAGTATCTCGCCACGCTTGTCGTGAGCTTCCCGCAAGGCGAGACGCGGCTGCGCGAAAATTTCCCCGACTTCGAGCCGCTTAGCGTGCTGAGCCTGATGCGGGAAATGGAGCTGTTGCTCTCCGAGCTGGAGCTGAGACGGACCATATTCCGCAGCGACCACGCCTCGAATTGGCTGATCCTGAAAGGGACGCTGGGAACGGACAAGCCGCGGCTGCTGCAGGAATTGCGGGCGGCCATAGCTGCGCCTGAAGCGGCTCCCTTAAGGCCAGATTGGGCGCGCGGCCTATAG